One window of Camelina sativa cultivar DH55 chromosome 4, Cs, whole genome shotgun sequence genomic DNA carries:
- the LOC104779957 gene encoding glucose-6-phosphate 1-dehydrogenase, cytoplasmic codes for MGSGQWHVEKRSTLKNDSFVKEYNPVSETGSLSIIVLGASGDLAKKKTFPALFNLFHQGFLSPDEVHIFGYARSKITDEELRDKIRGYLVDEKNASAKSDALSKFLKLIKYVSGPYDSEEGFKRLDKAISEHEISKKTSEGSSRRLFYLALPPSVYPPVSKMIKAWCTNKSDLGGWTRIVVEKPFGKDLESAEQLSSQIGALFEEPQIYRIDHYLGKELVQNMLVLRFANRLFLPLWNRDNIANVQIVFREDFGTEGRGGYFDEYGIIRDIIQNHLLQVLCLVAMEKPISLKPEHIRDEKVKVLQSVIPIKDEEVVLGQYEGYRDDPTVPNDSNTPTFATTILRIDNERWEGVPFILKAGKAMSSKKADIRIQFKDVPGDIFKCQNQGRNEFVIRLQPSEAMYMKLTVKQPGLEMQTVQSELDLSYMQRYQGVSIPEAYERLILDTIRGDQQHFVRRDELKAAWEIFTPLLHRIDKGEVKSIPYKQGSRGPAEADQLLKKAGYMQTHGYIWIPPTL; via the exons ATGGGTTCTGGGCAATGGCATGTTGAGAAGAGGTCTACTTTAAAGAACGATTCTTTTGTGAAAGAATACAATCCAGTCTCTGAAACTGGGAGCCTCTCCATCATTGTTCTTGGTGCTTCTGGTGATCTTGCCAAGAAGAAGACTTTTCCTGCACTTTTCAATCTATTCCACCAG GGGTTTCTTAGTCCAGATGAAGTTCATATCTTTGGATATGCAAGGAGTAAGATTACTGATGAGGAACTGAGAGATAAAATCCGCGG ATATCTTGTTGATGAGAAGAATGCATCTGCGAAATCAGATGCTTTGTCCAAGTTTCTTAAGCTG ATTAAGTATGTGAGTGGACCCTATGATTCTGAGGAAGGGTTTAAGAGATTAGACAAGGCGATTTCTGAGCACGAGATCTCTAAAAAGACTTCTGAAGGATCTTCCAGGAGATTGTTTTATCTTGCACTTCCTCCGTCTGTATACCCTCCCGTAAGCAAGATGATCAAGGCATGGTGCACTAACAAAT CTGATCTTGGTGGATGGACTAGGATCGTTGTTGAGAAACCATTTGGAAAAGACTTGGAATCTGCTGAGCAACTGAGTTCCCAGATTGGAGCGCTGTTTGAGGAACCACAGATTTATCGTATTGATCACTATCTGGGAAAAGAATTAGTGCAAAACATG TTGGTTCTTCGGTTTGCCAATCGCTTGTTTTTGCCACTATGGAACCGCGACAATATTGCAAACGTTCAG ATCGTTTTCAGAGAAGATTTTGGAACTGAAGGTCGCGGGGGATATTTTGATGAATACGG AATCATTCGTGATATTATTCAGAACCACTTGCTCCAG GTTCTTTGCCTTGTCGCCATGGAGAAACCAATTTCTCTTAAGCCCGAGCATATCCGGGATGAGAAAGTGAAG GTTCTTCAATCTGTGATCCCCATAAAAGATGAAGAGGTGGTTCTTGGACAGTATGAAGGATATAGAGATGATCCAACTGTTCCAAATGACTCAAACACTCCAACGTTTGCCACAACAATTCTTCGCATAGACAATGAAAGATGGGAAG GTGTTCCTTTTATACTGAAGGCCGGAAAGGCAATGAGTTCAAAGAAGGCAGATATTCGCATTCAGTTTAAGGATGTTCCTGGCGACATATTTAAAT GTCAAAACCAAGGGAGGAACGAGTTTGTTATACGCTTGCAGCCTTCAGAGGCCATGTACATGAAGCTAACT GTGAAGCAACCGGGCCTGGAGATGCAAACTGTGCAGAGTGAACTAGACCTATCGTACATGCAACGTTACCAAGGTGTCTCGATTCCAGAGGCGTACGAACGCCTAATTCTTGACAC AATCAGAGGTGACCAACAACACTTTGTTCGCAGAGACGAATTGAAG GCAGCTTGGGAAATCTTCACTCCACTGCTTCACAGGATCGACAAGGGAGAGGTGAAATCGATCCCATACAAACAAGGAAGCCGTGGTCCAGCCGAAGCAGATCAGCTACTGAAGAAAGCTGGTTATATGCAGACCCATGGCTACATTTGGATCCCTCCTACATTGTAA
- the LOC104779959 gene encoding plant UBX domain-containing protein 1, whose amino-acid sequence MYVDDSSLQHILKRRRLEIIDSMEASSSSQAKLADMREKLGREVRVFETSSNSQRPTQTSSSAEDESDDFYEFTPQDYYRLLATKKEDKSLKTRKLREAEEAARRSKLTKAVIRVRFPDNHTLEATFHPSEKIQCLIDLVMRVVAHPDIPFYLYTTPPKKQIKDFSQDFYSAGFVPGAIVYFSNDQPKDGGASSTPYLNEEILSLKDLEVMTKAEETVEPSSEEATVDSGHVPVEHEPKPTEKKSTKPKWFKM is encoded by the exons ATGTATGTTGATGACTCTTCTCTACAACACATCTTGAAACGGAGACGACTCGAGATCATCGATTCCAtggaagcttcttcttcatctcag GCTAAACTTGCTGATATGCGAGAAAAATTAGGGCGAGAGGTTCGTGTGTTCGAGACTTCGAGTAACTCACAGAGGCCAACCCAAACTTCTTCTAGTGCTG AAGATGAATCTGATGATTTCTACGAGTTCACACCTCAGGATTATTACCGACTCTTGGCTACTAAGAAAGAAG ataAATCATTGAAGACAAGAAAACTCCGGGAAGCAGAAGAAGCTGCTCGTCGATCCAAGCTTACTAAG GCTGTAATCCGTGTTCGTTTCCCTGATAATCACACATTGGAGGCGACATTTCATCCCTCAGAAAAGATCCAATGCTTGATTGATCTTGTCATGAGAGTAGTTGCCCACCCAGATATTCCTTTCTACTTGT ACACAACTCCTCCCAAGAAACAGATAAAAGATTTCTCACAAGACTTCTATTCTGCTGGGTTTGTTCCTGGAGCAATTGTCTACTTTTCGAACGATCAACCAAAAG ATGGTGGTGCGAGTTCAACTCCTTATCTTAATGAAGAGATCTTGTCACTGAAAGATTTAGAGGTCATGACCAAAGCAGAGGAAACGGTTGAGCCATCGTCAGAGGAAGCCACGGTTGACTCTGGTCATGTACCGGTTGAACACGAGCCTAAACccacagagaagaagagtacaAAGCCTAAGtggtttaaaatgtga
- the LOC104783606 gene encoding uncharacterized protein LOC104783606 has protein sequence MPGRLLAENVVLATEIVQDYNRKNISERAMLKVDIRKAFDSVNWSFILSSLRAIGIPESGFFTSSKGLRQGDPISPYLFVLGMEVFSRLLQSRFEQGYIKYHPKTSGLVLSHLMLADDIMIFFDGSEASLNGINEALDDFASWSGLHMSREKTQLFHTGLDQDQISAISRHGFPVASLPICYLGLPLMHRKLKIAEYQPLLDQITRRFNGWAVKTLSYVGRCQLIASIISGTVNFWISVFILPKGCLKKIESLCSRFLWSGRIDGSRSAKVVWETVCLPKKEGGLGLRRFSRWNTTLCLRFIWLLFSDSDSLLSRWHKFHNIKSNSFWEVKEASSDSWLWRSFLRLRPLAEKFIKVIVGDGRSASFWFDSWTPFGSLIKFIGPSGRLNFKSPSPKR, from the exons ATGCCGGGAAGATTACTTGCAGAAAATGTTGTCCTTGCGACAGAGATAGTTCAAGATTACAATCGTAAGAACATTAGTGAAAGAGCTATGCTCAAAGTGGACATCAGAAAAGCTTTTGACTCAGTGAATTGGTCCTTCATTCTTTCATCTCTAAGAGCCATTGGAATACCAGAGAG TGGCTTCTTCACCAGTTCAAAGGGTCTTCGCCAGGGCGACCCGATTTCTCCGTACCTTTTTGTGCTTGGCATGGAGGTTTTCTCGAGGCTCCTTCAATCTCGATTTGAACAAGGCTATATCAAATATCATCCAAAAACATCAGGTTTGGTTCTTTCCCACTTGATGCTTGCTGACGATattatgattttctttgatGGATCTGAAGCCTCTCTCAATGGTATAAATGAAGCACTTGATGATTTCGCTTCTTGGTCGGGTTTGCATATGAGTAGAGAGAAAACTCAATTGTTCCATACGGGGTTAGACCAGGACCAGATCTCAGCGATATCCAGACATGGATTTCCAGTGGCTTCTCTTCCAATTTGTTACCTTGGTCTTCCCCTTATGCATAGAAAGCTGAAAATAGCTGAGTATCAGCCTCTTTTGGACCAAATCACCCGCAGATTTAATGGTTGGGCTGTGAAGACCTTATCCTATGTCGGGCGATGTCAGTTGATTGCCTCTATCATTTCTGGCACCGTCAACTTCTGGATCTCAGTCTTTATCCTCCCAAAAGGCTGTCTCAAAAAGATTGAGTCTCTTTGCTCTAGATTCCTCTGGTCTGGAAGGATAGATGGAAGTAGGAGTGCAAAAGTTGTTTGGGAAACAGTGTGTCTCCCCAAGAAAGAAGGGGGCTTGGGTTTGAGAAGATTCTCCCGTTGGAATACCACCCTTTGCCTCAGATTCATTTGGCTGCTATTCTCGGACTCGGATTCCCTTTTGTCACGGTGGCACAAGTTCCATAATATCAAGAGCAACAGCTTCTGGGAGGTGAAGGAAGCGTCATCGGACTCCTGGCTGTGGAGATCATTCCTCCGGTTACGGCCTCTAGCAGAGAAGTTTATTAAGGTCATTGTGGGCGATGGTCGTTCAGCTAGCTTTTGGTTTGACTCGTGGACCCCTTTTGGATCTTTGATAAAGTTTATTGGTCCTTCTGGGCGTCTCAACTTCAAGTCCCCCTCACCAAAAAGATAA